One part of the Spiribacter salinus M19-40 genome encodes these proteins:
- a CDS encoding pyridoxal phosphate-dependent aminotransferase, with amino-acid sequence MVNPVEMEQGDQAEAPLFSPSLQAIPMPGIRRMINTAAGMDDVIHLSIGQPDFPTPPHIVEAHIDALREGKTGYTMDAGLPELLSELARYYSKRYDRELTEDNFLVTTGATEAMYLALTATAAPGRQFIVTDPTFLLYAPLIRMNGGEVKVIPTRPEHGHQIDPQEVIDAIGMRTFAIVLNSPSNPSGAVYPRETIEAIVQEAAYRGVYVFADEVYDHILLEEGMEFPSVINCTSDLDHVMSISSFSKTFSMAGFRIGWMISSQGAIKKLRRYHMFTTTVASTPAQWAGVAALQGDMACVDEMNAEYRRRRDRIVEMVSETPHLTGYVPQGAFYIFPSLPPRTDATDLSLRMLAETGVCVIPGDAFGDTCRNAIRISFSNSMENIEEAFARMQPWLAQQKF; translated from the coding sequence ATGGTCAATCCGGTGGAGATGGAGCAGGGCGATCAGGCTGAGGCACCGCTGTTCAGTCCTTCCCTTCAGGCGATTCCGATGCCCGGCATCCGGCGGATGATTAACACGGCAGCCGGCATGGATGACGTGATCCATCTGTCGATCGGCCAACCGGACTTCCCAACGCCCCCGCATATCGTCGAGGCACACATCGACGCGCTGCGTGAGGGCAAGACCGGCTACACGATGGATGCGGGGCTGCCGGAGCTGCTCTCCGAGCTTGCGCGCTATTACAGCAAGCGCTATGACCGCGAGCTCACCGAAGACAACTTCCTGGTCACCACGGGAGCCACCGAGGCGATGTACCTTGCGCTGACGGCCACGGCGGCGCCGGGCCGGCAGTTCATCGTCACTGACCCCACATTCTTGCTGTATGCGCCGCTCATCCGAATGAATGGCGGCGAGGTGAAGGTCATCCCGACGCGGCCGGAGCATGGCCATCAGATCGACCCGCAGGAGGTGATCGATGCCATTGGCATGCGGACCTTCGCGATCGTGCTCAATTCACCGAGCAATCCCAGTGGGGCCGTCTATCCGCGGGAGACGATCGAGGCCATTGTCCAGGAGGCAGCTTACCGAGGCGTCTATGTGTTCGCTGACGAAGTCTACGATCACATCCTCCTTGAGGAGGGCATGGAGTTCCCGAGTGTCATTAACTGCACCTCGGATCTGGATCACGTGATGTCGATCTCGAGCTTCTCGAAGACGTTCAGCATGGCGGGCTTTCGGATTGGGTGGATGATCTCCAGCCAGGGGGCCATTAAAAAGCTGCGGCGCTACCACATGTTCACCACCACCGTGGCAAGCACGCCAGCGCAGTGGGCGGGCGTAGCGGCCTTGCAGGGGGACATGGCCTGCGTGGACGAGATGAATGCCGAGTATCGGCGCCGGCGTGATCGAATTGTGGAGATGGTGAGCGAGACGCCCCATCTGACGGGGTATGTGCCACAGGGGGCGTTCTATATCTTCCCCTCACTGCCACCGCGCACGGATGCCACTGACCTGTCATTGCGGATGCTCGCGGAGACCGGGGTGTGCGTGATTCCGGGTGATGCCTTTGGGGATACCTGCCGCAATGCGATTCGTATCAGTTTCTCCAATTCCATGGAAAATATTGAAGAGGCGTTCGCGCGCATGCAGCCCTGGCTCGCGCAGCAGAAATTCTAG
- a CDS encoding bifunctional GNAT family N-acetyltransferase/carbon-nitrogen hydrolase family protein yields the protein MSEHETSGEEHRLRLRHLRLSDHPDVKHIMDQVYPDLGGAWTRKQFSAQINRFPEGQICIEDNGRVVAGAISMIVDYDRFGDRHKYNEITSNGFLTHHDPNGDVLYGVDIFVDPEYRGMRLGRRLYDARKELCRSLSLRAIVAGGRMPGYQEHAAEMKPEEYIDLVKRRELYDPILSFQLANDFHVRRVITAYLPEDEESMAYATLLQWDNIFYESARTPLIGGRKSTVRVGTVQWQMRRVTNFEDLMSNIEFFVDAMAGYNCDFILFPELFNAPLLAQFNQEDPAEAMRGLAQYTGEITDAMSRMAVSYNINIIAGSMPVYDDNVLYNVAYLCRRDGTVDQHYKLHATPDERFYWGVQGGDQLKAFDTDVGKIGILVCYDVEFPEACRLLADQGMQILFVPFWTDTKNAYLRVRRCAQARAIENECYVAITGSVGNLPRVENIEIQYAQAAVFSPSDFAFPHDGIVSESTPNTEMTLVVDLDMDKLKQLRAEGSVQNAKDRRLDLYRVQWLDD from the coding sequence ATGAGTGAACACGAGACCAGCGGCGAGGAGCACCGGCTCCGCCTGCGCCACCTCCGGCTCTCCGACCACCCGGATGTTAAGCACATCATGGATCAGGTCTATCCCGATCTGGGCGGCGCCTGGACCCGCAAGCAGTTCAGTGCGCAGATCAACCGCTTCCCGGAAGGCCAAATCTGCATTGAAGACAACGGCCGGGTCGTGGCGGGCGCCATCTCGATGATTGTGGATTACGACCGCTTCGGGGATCGTCACAAATACAACGAGATCACCAGCAACGGCTTTTTAACCCATCATGATCCCAACGGGGATGTGCTCTACGGCGTCGACATTTTCGTCGACCCAGAGTATCGCGGCATGCGGCTGGGCCGGCGACTCTACGACGCCCGCAAAGAGCTCTGCCGCAGCTTGAGCCTGCGCGCCATCGTTGCCGGGGGGCGGATGCCGGGCTACCAGGAGCACGCCGCAGAGATGAAGCCCGAGGAGTACATCGATCTGGTCAAGCGCCGCGAGCTCTACGACCCGATCCTCTCCTTTCAGCTCGCCAATGATTTCCACGTCCGCCGCGTCATCACGGCCTACTTGCCCGAGGACGAGGAGTCCATGGCGTATGCCACGCTCCTGCAATGGGACAATATTTTCTACGAAAGCGCCCGTACGCCGCTCATCGGCGGACGTAAGTCCACGGTTCGAGTCGGCACGGTGCAATGGCAGATGCGCCGCGTAACGAACTTCGAAGACTTGATGAGCAACATCGAGTTCTTTGTCGATGCCATGGCGGGCTACAACTGCGACTTCATCCTGTTCCCTGAGCTGTTCAACGCGCCATTGCTCGCCCAGTTCAATCAGGAAGACCCGGCCGAAGCGATGCGCGGGCTCGCCCAGTACACCGGTGAAATTACCGATGCGATGAGCCGCATGGCCGTGAGCTACAACATCAATATCATCGCCGGCTCCATGCCGGTGTATGACGACAACGTCCTCTATAACGTGGCCTATCTCTGCCGGCGCGATGGCACCGTCGATCAACACTACAAGCTCCACGCCACCCCGGATGAGCGTTTCTACTGGGGCGTACAAGGGGGTGATCAGCTCAAGGCCTTTGACACCGATGTTGGGAAAATCGGCATCCTCGTGTGCTACGACGTGGAATTCCCGGAGGCCTGCCGGCTACTGGCGGATCAAGGCATGCAGATTCTATTCGTGCCGTTCTGGACCGACACCAAAAACGCCTACCTACGGGTCCGGCGCTGCGCCCAGGCCCGGGCAATTGAGAACGAGTGCTACGTCGCCATCACCGGCAGCGTGGGCAACCTGCCGCGTGTCGAAAATATCGAAATTCAGTATGCCCAGGCGGCGGTGTTCTCACCGTCGGATTTCGCCTTCCCCCACGACGGGATTGTCTCGGAGTCCACGCCCAACACCGAGATGACCCTGGTCGTGGACCTGGATATGGACAAGTTAAAGCAACTGCGTGCCGAGGGCTCGGTCCAGAACGCCAAAGACCGGCGTCTGGATCTCTACCGCGTCCAGTGGCTCGACGACTAG
- a CDS encoding D-2-hydroxyacid dehydrogenase, producing the protein MAEQPPKIVILTAPGEGLPDGLEALSGEAELLVAENGAQLRAALPGAQVLCVTDFRTNAISEAWSAADSLQWIHATSAGVDALLTAEVRESSIPVTNARGIFDRCIAEYVLGQIIAFCKDFAENQRLQQRHEWHHRETEPVTGRTVLVVGAGSIGRQIAQICGAMGMAVDGIGRGARPGDNDFGAIYAQADLISVLSDYDFVVIAAPLTPDTEGLFGAAEFQAMASSARLINIGRGPIVRTADLVSALQDGEIDGAALDVFEQEPLPAQHPLWDLPNVAISAHMAGDFIGWKRALSEQFITNYRRWAAGDALNNLVDKTHGFVPSTTNR; encoded by the coding sequence ATGGCCGAACAACCGCCAAAAATCGTCATTCTGACGGCCCCTGGCGAAGGACTGCCGGATGGCCTCGAGGCCCTATCCGGCGAGGCAGAACTGCTCGTTGCCGAGAATGGCGCCCAGCTTCGGGCGGCGCTGCCCGGGGCGCAGGTTCTTTGCGTAACCGACTTCCGCACCAACGCGATTTCAGAGGCGTGGTCTGCGGCGGACAGCCTGCAGTGGATTCACGCGACGAGTGCCGGGGTCGATGCCCTGCTAACAGCCGAGGTGCGCGAGAGTTCAATCCCAGTAACGAATGCCCGGGGTATTTTCGACCGCTGCATTGCCGAGTACGTGCTGGGGCAAATCATCGCCTTTTGTAAGGACTTCGCCGAGAACCAGCGTTTGCAGCAGCGCCATGAATGGCACCACCGGGAGACCGAACCCGTGACTGGACGCACGGTACTGGTTGTGGGGGCGGGGTCGATTGGCCGACAGATTGCTCAGATCTGTGGCGCCATGGGTATGGCGGTAGATGGTATCGGCCGCGGTGCTCGACCTGGAGATAACGACTTCGGCGCCATCTATGCCCAGGCCGATCTGATCTCGGTACTTTCCGACTACGACTTCGTTGTGATTGCCGCCCCGCTGACGCCGGACACCGAGGGCTTGTTCGGGGCCGCTGAATTCCAGGCCATGGCCAGCAGCGCGCGTCTGATTAACATTGGCCGTGGCCCGATCGTGCGCACGGCCGATCTGGTGTCAGCGCTGCAGGACGGCGAGATCGACGGTGCCGCGCTGGATGTCTTTGAGCAGGAGCCCCTGCCGGCCCAACACCCCCTTTGGGACCTGCCCAATGTTGCGATTTCTGCGCATATGGCTGGCGACTTCATTGGCTGGAAGCGGGCCTTGTCCGAGCAGTTCATCACCAATTATCGGCGCTGGGCGGCTGGTGACGCGCTCAACAACCTGGTGGACAAGACGCATGGGTTTGTCCCCTCAACAACGAATCGATAG
- a CDS encoding NAD-dependent succinate-semialdehyde dehydrogenase has translation MIESPLLPALGGYINGQWVMADSGKTLPVTNPVDNGHLADVASMGGAETERAIAAAEAAFEQPADLDQRRHWLEAIADALTTHREEIGRILCMEHGKPLAEATGEADYAAGFFRYAAKNVHALAPRTLEEHPRDCTWTVHHRPAGVVGLVTPWNFPIGMIAKKLSAAIAADCPSVIKPSSKTPLTMIALFALLDREVGLPAGKVNLVMGSSAPISQALFDAPSVRVISFTGSTEIGRELIRQAAPGIKRLTLELGGNAPYIIFDDADLDHAADQLMINKFRGGGQTCVCANRIFVQAGVAEAFAEKLAERVNGLVVGDGMKPGTQLGPLIDENAVAKVTRHVDDAVARGAREMARADAEGLPGTFYPPTVLLDVPSDAACYREETFGPLVPLITFADEPEVVRMANDTDFGLASYVFTADQGRGQRVIERLRFGHAALNTGTGPTPEAPFGGMKQSGYGREGGLEGLFEFTEAQTVPVG, from the coding sequence ATGATCGAATCTCCACTGCTCCCCGCCCTGGGCGGTTACATCAATGGTCAGTGGGTCATGGCCGACAGTGGCAAAACGCTGCCAGTCACCAACCCGGTGGACAACGGTCATCTTGCTGACGTCGCTTCAATGGGCGGCGCTGAGACCGAGCGCGCCATCGCCGCAGCGGAGGCGGCCTTTGAACAACCCGCTGACCTGGACCAGCGCCGCCACTGGCTGGAAGCCATTGCCGACGCCCTGACGACCCATCGTGAGGAAATTGGCCGCATCCTGTGCATGGAGCATGGCAAGCCACTGGCTGAGGCGACGGGCGAGGCTGACTATGCCGCCGGCTTTTTCCGCTACGCGGCCAAAAACGTTCATGCCCTTGCACCGCGCACCCTTGAAGAGCATCCGCGGGACTGCACCTGGACCGTGCATCATCGCCCGGCAGGCGTCGTGGGATTGGTCACACCGTGGAACTTCCCGATCGGCATGATCGCCAAGAAACTGTCTGCCGCCATCGCGGCAGACTGCCCCAGTGTGATCAAACCGTCTTCCAAAACGCCATTGACCATGATCGCGCTGTTCGCCCTGCTTGACCGCGAAGTCGGGCTGCCGGCCGGCAAAGTCAACCTGGTCATGGGCTCATCTGCGCCCATCAGCCAGGCCCTGTTCGACGCGCCGAGCGTGCGGGTCATCAGCTTTACGGGCTCAACAGAAATCGGTCGAGAGCTGATCCGCCAAGCCGCACCCGGCATCAAGCGCCTGACCCTGGAGCTGGGCGGTAACGCGCCTTACATCATCTTTGATGACGCGGACCTGGACCATGCCGCTGATCAGCTCATGATCAATAAATTCCGCGGTGGCGGCCAGACCTGCGTGTGCGCCAACCGAATCTTTGTGCAGGCAGGCGTTGCCGAGGCGTTTGCAGAAAAGCTCGCCGAACGCGTCAACGGGCTGGTCGTCGGCGATGGCATGAAGCCAGGCACCCAGCTCGGTCCACTCATTGATGAGAACGCGGTCGCCAAAGTCACCCGCCATGTGGACGATGCTGTTGCCAGGGGCGCTCGCGAGATGGCGCGCGCGGATGCAGAAGGCCTGCCCGGTACCTTCTACCCCCCGACCGTCCTGCTGGATGTGCCTTCGGATGCCGCTTGCTATCGGGAGGAAACATTCGGGCCACTCGTGCCGCTGATCACCTTCGCTGATGAGCCGGAGGTCGTGCGCATGGCCAACGACACCGATTTTGGCCTGGCCTCCTATGTGTTCACTGCAGACCAAGGACGTGGCCAGCGCGTGATCGAGCGCCTGCGCTTTGGGCATGCCGCACTGAACACAGGGACGGGGCCGACCCCCGAAGCGCCTTTCGGGGGCATGAAGCAGTCCGGCTACGGCCGTGAGGGCGGCCTTGAAGGGCTTTTTGAATTTACCGAGGCGCAGACCGTGCCGGTGGGCTAG